From Terriglobales bacterium, one genomic window encodes:
- a CDS encoding response regulator, whose protein sequence is MSTPLKRSVLIVDDESNIRNSLAMVLEAEGYETSIAEDGFDALLQLKRTLPDVVLSDLSMPKMS, encoded by the coding sequence ATGTCTACTCCCCTAAAGAGATCCGTCCTGATTGTTGATGACGAATCCAATATCCGCAACAGTCTGGCAATGGTGCTGGAAGCAGAAGGATACGAAACTTCCATCGCCGAAGATGGCTTTGATGCTCTCTTGCAGCTGAAGCGGACTCTGCCCGATGTAGTTCTCTCGGACCTCAGCATGCCCAAAATGTC